From the Hoplias malabaricus isolate fHopMal1 chromosome 6, fHopMal1.hap1, whole genome shotgun sequence genome, the window taaaagtagtatatccgtcaaggacatattaaacgtcaatggacgtccgaaatccatcttaataagttagttatcaagtggtgaccaatcgataacgtcagttgacctccaaaatgcgttttatacaagtaatttatttcggggaccaattattaacgtcaatggacgtccaaaatacgtctaatatgtctgtgtttggacgtcttttcagctttcattttcaaccttaagagaacgttgattagacggcagtcattacgttatttcaacgttgaatcaacggctaaatgtttactggggtaTTAGACTAGTACATAAAAAGGTAGGCTAGAATGAAGTTTTAGATCAGCacgtgtccacaaacttttggccatatagtgtatttCCACACCTTAAGTGCATCAAAATACGAATCACTTACTAATTGTAGCCGTATTCTCActactgtattttgcttttaaatattGGCGCTggaaaactacatttcccaggaTGCCCCGCGGCAACGCGCTCTCTCCCGCACCGCTCAGGTTTCTGACCAGCGTCCTGCTGACCTGTTGACGAAGGGCAGTAACGTGATACATAAAGTGTGCTGAAAGAAGCAGAAGGAGGTCGTTTATTTGTTGTCTGCCTTCGACAAGAAGGAAGGAGTCGCAGCTATCGAGATTAATAACTTTGGTCAGTGAGTAGTGGCTATTAACAGAAAAAATatctcttgtttttctttgctcgcTTTATTTGGTCTGTTTTTGTCAACAACGGAGATGCATTTTTCTGAGTAAAATGTACGTAGAGGAACGCTGTCTTCTTTTTCCTTATTGTAAATGTAACTTAATGTCTTCCTTTATGATTAATTTATGTTGGCTTAccaaattattatatatatttgtgtttatatttttaatgtatatattccTGCTTCTTTCAGTTCAACAGGCTGTTACACAGTTTTTTATTACTGTCCCTTTGAGACTGATACACCTTCTTTCAAAAAGCAGTCCAGACTGAAACACTCTTTATAACCTCATTGTGAATGGGTGAATTAACCTGCTGAAGCCTGAAGTGGTTAATGTTTTCCTCtgtcagccacaagattaaaaccagtGAAAGGTGAAGTGTATACTATTGATTAACATTGGACCACTTTTGGTAGGTACTAACCACTTCATATTGGAAACACAACACAAGACCTGTGGTTTTGGAGGTGCTCTGACCTATGAACGTCATAATTTCACCTTTGTCAAGGTGACTTAGATTTTTATTCTTGACCAATCTGCTGCTTTCAAAGTTAACTTCAAGATTTCACTGCCTTGAGTGGTTTTTATCCTGTGTCTGATAAGTGTAAGTTAGCGCTGTGCTTTTAAGAAACTGTTGTACTGATAAATGTGAACTAGGTCAGACACAGTGTGTTATACAGCAGGGACTCACGGCCCGAGGAATGTAAACCAGATTAGGAGTTAATCTGAGCTCATGCTGGAAGGTGTAAGAGACGTCTCATTGTCTAATTATTTTGTCCCCAAATCACCTCTGACTGCAGCATGGCATCATGGGAACCCGCAGTGTGTTGGTGACTGGCTGCTCATCTGGGATTGGCCTGGCTGTGGCTCTACGACTGGCCAGAGATGAACTCAAGAGGTTCAAAGGTAAGAAAAGTAGTCGATTGATAATAATGTTcagttatataatatatattatatgataataaataatacatgttGTAACTCAGACTGATCcactgtgtgctgtgtttgagtTAGTGGTGGCCACCATGCGAGATGTGGAGAAGCGTGGGGCTTTGGAGAGAGCCGCTGGAGAGACTCTGAACAAGACGCTGGAGATTCGGCAACTGGACGTCTGCAGCGAGGACTCcatcagagagtgtgtgtccgGTCTGCCGGACCAGCGGCTGGACATTCTgggtaaaaatgaacaaaggtTATATATTATCTGTGTTTGATGTACTCATGCTTTCTGGTGAGTGTTCAGGTGTGTTCCATACCGTTTGGGAAGTGTTGTATCCAGAGCAACTAACAACTGTGaggtcttgcccaaggacactTACTGTTTTAGCATGGTGTTCTTGTGCCTACCTGAGCTGGGAATCGACCCCTAGTACGCTGTGTAAAGTGTCTAACTCAGTTAAACATTGCTACCATTGCTTTCCTGTGTGCAGTCAGTAATGCAGGTGTGGGTCTGATCGGACCTCTGGAGTGTCAGAACATCAGAGAAATGCAGGACCTTTTCAACACTAATTTCTTCGGGCTGGTGAGGCTGGTGAAGGAGGTGCTGCCGGATATGAAGAGGCGTCAAAGTGGACATGTCGTAGTCATGAGCAGCGTTTTGGGCATTCAGGGTACACACTGGACACCACTGCACACTGTACACAGACCAGGGGGGATGTGTGATCTGGAAAGTGGTCATGACACGTGAAGTTGTTCTGCCAAGATATTTAATAAAGGCTCATAAGTGTTTTTCATCGGACAGCAATGATTCAGATTTATTGACAACGATTAGGAGGACATTAATTTCAAAGCACAATGccattaaatatttttcctATTCTCTAGTAACGAAAACACAATTCATTAGCAAGTGATTCAACTCAATAATCTTCACGAGGTCTCTGCTTTCCACGATTATAAATCCCACCCTGACGTTAGGACacatcactcattcattatctgtaaccgcttatccaattcagggtcgcggtgggtccagagcctacctggaattattgggcgcaaggcgggaatacaccctggagggggcgccagtccttcacagggcaacacagacacacacacattcactcacggacacttttgaatcgccgatccacctaccaacgtgtgtttttggactgtgggaggaaaccagagagaaaatccacgcagacacagggagaacacaccaactcctcacagacagtcacccggagcgggaatcgaacccacaacctctaggcccctggagctgtgtgactgcgacactacctgctgcgccaccgtgccacccacacaTCACTCATTACATCACACATTAAACTCATTACTGGTGGCTCCCAAGTGGCACAGTGTAAGTGTTGGCCAAGAGAGCACATTTGGCTTCGTTTTCTCCCCCCAACACAAGCACAATGCTAGCCAACATGGCTGTCTACTGGCAAAGCAGCTCTGAacagttagcgttctcctccgggAGCGTTGAGCCGTCCAGTGgcattgtgttagcagcagtccAAAAAAGCTAAAGTAACAAGAAAAGTTTGCTTAACGTATCTCATATCAAGCTTGCGCTTTCCGTCACCTTCTCAGCGTAACCATTGTGTGTGATTGTTGGGAAAAAACTCATTACATATTTATCACGCAtaaaattaattacacattcatcatattcATCATTACACATTCATATTCACGCAGTTCGTTACATATAAAGCTCATCACATATTGATTACATATAAAACTGCTGAGTTGCCGAGGAACTCCACTGCTGCATGAGCTGATGTTTGTTGCTTGCAGGCCTGCTCTTCAATGACATCTACGCTGCCTCAAAATTCGCAGTAGAGGGCTTTTGTGAGAGCCTTGCTGTGCAAGCTATGAAGTTTAACATTAAGTGAGTTTCAGTAAACTTTAGTTTGAACCTCTTTCCTTAGAAAAGTA encodes:
- the zmp:0000001048 gene encoding retinol dehydrogenase 8, whose product is MGTRSVLVTGCSSGIGLAVALRLARDELKRFKVVATMRDVEKRGALERAAGETLNKTLEIRQLDVCSEDSIRECVSGLPDQRLDILVSNAGVGLIGPLECQNIREMQDLFNTNFFGLVRLVKEVLPDMKRRQSGHVVVMSSVLGIQGLLFNDIYAASKFAVEGFCESLAVQAMKFNIKMTLVEPGPVVTEFERKAYEEAENMDLSGTDEETARIFREIYLPYSRKIFSSLGQTPEEVAEQTHQLIVAKDPPFRHQTNRLYTPLTTMKHADPTGRLPIDAFYKMTFQHDRLFNASLGIMRLLQKRMGKLKE